The Mycobacteriales bacterium DNA segment TGACCAAGGCCGGCGAGCCGGCCTTCGATGCCGCCGGCAAGCTGACGAAGTTGTCGTTCAGCCTCGATCTGTCACAGCCGAACAACCTGTTCGGCGTGATCATCGGCGCCTCGGTGGTGTTCTTCTTCAGCGGCCTGGCGATCAGCGCGGTTTCGCGTGCTGCCGCCCGCGTCGTCTACGAGGTTCGCGAGCAGTTCCGCACGAAGCCCGGGATCATGGACTTCTCCGAGCGCCCGGACTACGGCCGCGTGGTCGACATCTGCACCAAGGACTCGCTGCGCGAGCTGGCCACACCCGGCCTGCTTGCGATCCTCGGCCCGATCGGTGTCGGGTTCCTGCTCGGCATCGGCCCGCTGGCGGGTTACCTGGCCGGTGCGATCGGCGCCGGCGTGCTGATGGCGATCTTCCTGGCCAACTCCGGTGGCGCGTGGGACAACGCGAAGAAGATGGTCGAGGACGGCGTGCACGGCGGTAAGGGCACTGCGGCCCATGAGGCGACCGTCATCGGCGACACCGTCGGTGACCCGTTCAAGGACACCGCCGGCCCGTCCATCAACCCGTTGATCAAGGTGATGAACCTGGTCGCGGTGATCATTGCGCCGGCGATCGTGAAGCTCTCCGTCGGCGACAGCGCCAGCGTCGCCGGACGGGTGCTCATCGCGGTCGCCGCCATCGCGATCGTGGTCGGTGCCGTCGTCATCGCCAAGCGCCGCCAGGTGTCGGTGGGCGCCAACCCGGCGCGTACGCCGACGCAGGTCTCGCCGCCGACCTAGGCTGCGGCAATGTCAGGCCAGCTGTCCTTCTTCACCGCGGGCGTCCGCCCGCCGGAGGTCGATGACCTCGAGGGCATCCTGGCCGGTCCCGGTCAGGCCGTGCGGCGTCGCGACACCGCCCGCCTCTCCGTGCGCGTCGACGCGGAGTGGCGGGCCGACGCCCTCGTCGCCGCGTGCGCCGAGCGGAGCCTGTCCGCCGAGCGCGGTGAGGACGACGGGGAACTCGTCGTCCGTACGCCGTTCAGTCCACGGTTGCTCCCGCTCGCCCACCGGTGGCTGCGCGGAGCGGTCAAGCAGCCACCGGTCG contains these protein-coding regions:
- a CDS encoding sodium/proton-translocating pyrophosphatase: TKAGEPAFDAAGKLTKLSFSLDLSQPNNLFGVIIGASVVFFFSGLAISAVSRAAARVVYEVREQFRTKPGIMDFSERPDYGRVVDICTKDSLRELATPGLLAILGPIGVGFLLGIGPLAGYLAGAIGAGVLMAIFLANSGGAWDNAKKMVEDGVHGGKGTAAHEATVIGDTVGDPFKDTAGPSINPLIKVMNLVAVIIAPAIVKLSVGDSASVAGRVLIAVAAIAIVVGAVVIAKRRQVSVGANPARTPTQVSPPT